Proteins encoded in a region of the Trichosurus vulpecula isolate mTriVul1 chromosome 9, mTriVul1.pri, whole genome shotgun sequence genome:
- the SOCS1 gene encoding suppressor of cytokine signaling 1, which produces MVAHSKVAADNAVTADARRRLDPSPPSPPSHRAGREHPSPQPRPQHGLAPQHGAVALAATTQGQGDTHFRTFRSQADYFSITRASALLDACGFYWGPLSVNVAHEKLKGEPVGTFLVRDSRQKNCFFAISVKMASGPTSIRVNFQAGRFNLDGSRETFDCLFKLLEHYLNSPRKMLVTPLRQLRVRPLQELCRKSIIATFGRDNLGKIPLNPVLKDYLKAFPFQI; this is translated from the coding sequence ATGGTAGCACACAGTAAGGTGGCAGCCGACAATGCAGTTACAGCAGACGCAAGAAGAAGACTCgacccttctcctccttctcctccgtCCCATCGGGCTGGCCGGGAACATCCCAGCCCGCAGCCCAGACCCCAACACGGCCTGGCCCCTCAGCATGGTGCGGTGGCCCTGGCGGCGACGACCCAGGGACAGGGGGACACTCACTTCCGAACCTTCCGCTCCCAGGCGGACTACTTCAGCATCACCCGAGCCAGCGCCCTGCTGGATGCCTGTGGCTTCTACTGGGGGCCTCTGAGTGTGAACGTGGCCCATGAGAAACTCAAAGGTGAGCCGGTGGGGACCTTCCTGGTCCGGGATAGCCGGCAGAAAAACTGTTTCTTTGCCATCAGTGTTAAGATGGCTTCAGGGCCCACCAGCATCCGGGTCAACTTCCAGGCTGGTCGATTCAACCTGGATGGCAGCCGGGAGACCTTCGACTGCCTTTTCAAGCTGCTGGAACATTACCTGAACTCTCCCCGAAAAATGTTGGTGACCCCCCTGCGACAACTAAGGGTACGACCCCTGCAGGAGCTGTGTCGAAAGAGTATCATAGCCACCTTTGGAAGGGACAACTTGGGCAAAATCCCGCTAAATCCAGTCCTtaaggactacctgaaagctttTCCTTTCCAGatatga